The Arenicella xantha genome window below encodes:
- a CDS encoding LysR family transcriptional regulator, whose protein sequence is MTNISKTDDLVILLAVFDLGGFSAAAKTLNHPVAKVTRAIQRLEQRLDTNLFNRTTRKVEPTEECLDFVRQVREGLRHLEQAEETLQLQKRVPSGWLRVDAASPFMLHQIVPLMAEFQQLYPLVKLELVSNDNFINLIEKRTDVAIRIGKLDDSNLHATKLGRSPMRLLASPNYLKTYGTPQSVNDLQHHQLIGFSRGSSLNNWPLSEPLEINPSIAASSGETLLQLCLGGHGIALISNFMVGEYLKNGELIEVLPGVVEQSSSRHDVHAVFYRNTALSKRISVFIEFLKARLSL, encoded by the coding sequence ATGACAAATATATCCAAAACAGATGACCTGGTTATTCTGCTGGCTGTCTTCGATCTCGGCGGCTTCTCAGCAGCAGCTAAAACCCTCAATCACCCGGTTGCCAAAGTCACCCGTGCCATTCAGCGGCTCGAGCAACGACTCGATACCAACTTATTCAATCGCACCACGCGAAAAGTGGAACCCACTGAAGAATGTTTGGATTTTGTGCGGCAGGTGCGCGAGGGCCTGAGACACTTAGAGCAGGCGGAGGAAACGCTGCAATTACAAAAACGTGTGCCGTCTGGTTGGCTGCGAGTAGATGCTGCTAGCCCATTTATGCTGCACCAAATAGTCCCCTTAATGGCAGAGTTCCAGCAGCTATATCCGCTAGTTAAATTAGAACTAGTATCGAACGATAATTTTATCAACTTGATCGAGAAGCGGACCGATGTTGCTATCCGGATTGGCAAACTCGATGACTCCAACCTACACGCCACCAAATTGGGCCGCAGCCCTATGCGTCTGCTGGCTAGTCCCAATTACCTAAAGACCTACGGCACGCCGCAGTCCGTAAATGATCTGCAGCATCACCAGCTGATCGGCTTTTCTCGAGGCAGCTCCCTGAATAACTGGCCACTATCAGAACCGTTGGAGATAAACCCATCGATCGCTGCCAGCAGTGGGGAAACGCTGCTTCAACTGTGTCTGGGTGGCCACGGTATAGCGTTAATCTCAAATTTTATGGTTGGTGAGTATTTAAAGAACGGAGAGCTGATTGAAGTACTGCCTGGTGTCGTTGAGCAGAGCAGTTCACGTCATGATGTGCACGCGGTGTTTTATCGCAACACCGCGCTGTCAAAACGCATATCCGTATTTATTGAATTTTTAAAAGCACGCTTGAGCCTATGA
- a CDS encoding MFS transporter, which yields MPLALWALTLSAFAIGTTEFVIVGLVPTIAQDLGVSLPSAGLLVSLYAVGVAIGAPVLTALTGRWPRKTVLLSLMALFVVGNLFAWQAPSYQSLIIARILTGLAHGVFFAIGSTIATGLVSKDKEASAIAIMFTGLTVALVTGVPLGTLIGQNFGWRATFLVVSLLGLIAFIGSALLVPKNLKQSAPAKLREQLQVLMEPRLLLVYLITALGYGGTFTAFTYLAPILEQVSGFSSNAIALVLLVYGVSVAVGNIWGGKLADSQGPIKALSIIFSALTLVLLAFTFTASNPILAVLTILVWGAFAFGNVPGLQVYVVQLAQKYTPNAVDVASGLNIAAFNIGIALGSLIGGLVVEDMSLMDTPWIGALIVALAIILTRISGALDSRSSKKLASI from the coding sequence ATGCCATTAGCTTTATGGGCACTCACCCTGAGTGCATTTGCAATAGGTACCACCGAGTTTGTAATCGTCGGATTAGTGCCCACCATCGCCCAAGATCTGGGTGTATCCCTACCATCGGCTGGCCTGCTGGTGAGTCTCTATGCCGTGGGCGTGGCTATTGGCGCCCCTGTGCTCACAGCCTTAACCGGTCGTTGGCCGCGTAAAACGGTGCTGCTAAGTTTGATGGCGCTTTTTGTGGTCGGCAACCTCTTCGCTTGGCAGGCACCGAGTTACCAAAGCTTGATAATCGCCAGAATTCTTACCGGCTTAGCCCATGGCGTTTTCTTCGCCATCGGCTCTACGATTGCCACAGGCTTAGTGAGTAAGGACAAGGAAGCTAGCGCCATCGCCATCATGTTTACTGGGCTTACGGTAGCCCTAGTAACCGGTGTGCCCTTGGGCACCTTGATTGGTCAGAATTTTGGCTGGCGCGCGACTTTTTTAGTCGTTTCCTTGCTGGGCTTAATCGCGTTTATTGGCAGCGCCTTGTTGGTCCCGAAGAACCTAAAGCAATCCGCACCTGCAAAACTGCGTGAACAACTTCAGGTATTGATGGAGCCGCGCCTGTTGTTGGTCTACCTCATCACCGCGTTAGGCTACGGTGGTACCTTTACGGCCTTTACCTATCTTGCACCGATTCTGGAGCAGGTGAGCGGCTTTAGCTCAAATGCAATTGCGCTGGTACTGTTGGTATATGGTGTCTCTGTTGCAGTCGGCAATATCTGGGGTGGCAAGCTTGCTGATTCCCAAGGCCCGATAAAAGCGCTAAGCATAATTTTTAGCGCCTTAACGTTGGTGTTATTGGCCTTTACCTTTACGGCGAGCAATCCAATATTGGCCGTGCTAACGATACTTGTTTGGGGGGCTTTCGCCTTTGGCAATGTGCCCGGCCTGCAGGTGTACGTGGTACAGCTAGCTCAGAAGTACACACCCAATGCAGTGGATGTGGCCTCGGGTTTGAATATTGCCGCCTTTAACATCGGTATCGCGTTAGGCTCGTTGATAGGAGGTTTAGTGGTCGAGGATATGTCGCTAATGGACACTCCCTGGATTGGGGCGCTGATTGTTGCGTTGGCTATTATTCTGACGCGTATTTCCGGCGCGTTGGACTCACGTTCGTCTAAAAAGCTGGCAAGTATTTAA
- a CDS encoding DUF3291 domain-containing protein, translated as MKYHLAQLNIALFRLPKEHPDNKEFIDNLDRVNAIAETQEGFVWRFTGEGNDAMDVQAFDDPNIASNMSLWTDLNSLGAFVYRNKEHREIMRRRGEWFDKIDFYLVLWWVPAGHTPTLEEAKEKLELLTKGGPTEKAFTFKEPFPSPDESKVSPILDECA; from the coding sequence ATGAAATACCATTTGGCACAATTGAATATAGCTCTTTTTCGTCTACCTAAAGAACATCCAGATAATAAGGAGTTTATTGATAATTTGGATAGAGTTAATGCCATCGCTGAAACTCAAGAAGGTTTTGTTTGGCGCTTTACTGGCGAAGGTAATGATGCGATGGACGTGCAGGCTTTTGACGATCCCAATATAGCTTCCAATATGTCTTTATGGACTGACCTCAACTCTCTTGGAGCTTTCGTTTACAGGAACAAAGAGCATCGAGAAATCATGCGTCGAAGGGGTGAATGGTTTGATAAAATTGATTTCTACTTAGTTCTTTGGTGGGTTCCAGCGGGCCATACCCCTACATTAGAAGAAGCAAAAGAAAAACTTGAATTGCTTACAAAGGGTGGGCCGACCGAAAAGGCTTTTACTTTTAAGGAGCCTTTCCCCTCACCAGATGAGAGTAAAGTCAGCCCAATTCTCGATGAGTGTGCATAG